A region from the Sorex araneus isolate mSorAra2 chromosome 6, mSorAra2.pri, whole genome shotgun sequence genome encodes:
- the HOMER2 gene encoding homer protein homolog 2 isoform X7 — translation MTFTKTSQKFGQWADSRANTVFGLGFSSEQQLTKFAEKFREVREAAKLARDKSQDKLETSSDHSQESGCEGPSSAQASSVNGTDDEKASRDPGPAHSHLRSENDKLKIALTQSEHPPAYSAANVKKWEVELQTLRESNARLSSALQESAASAEQWKRQFSVCRDENDRLRSKIEELEEQCGEISREKERNIQLNRRIEALESELQEKETELRDLRKQSEIIPQLMSECDYISEKLEAAERDNQNLEDKVRALKTDVEESKYRQRHLQAELKSFLEVLDGKIDDLHDFRRGLSKLGADH, via the exons ATGACCTTCACCAAAACGTCACAGAAGTTTGGGCAGTGGGCCGACAGCAGAGCCAACACGGTGTTCGGCCTGGGCTTCTCCTCAGAACAGCAGCTAACAAAG TTTGCAGAGAAATTCCGGGAGGTGAGAGAAGCGGCCAAGCTCGCCCGTGACAAGTCCCAGGACAAGCTTGAGACCTCAAGTGATCACTCCCAG GAGTCCGGGTGTGAAGGCCCATCCTCTGCGCAGGCCTCCAGTGTAAATGGCACTGACGACGAGAAGGCCTCCCGggaccctggccctgcccactcGCACCTGCGCTCCGAGAACGACAAGCTGAAGATTGCCCTGACGCAGAG TGAACACCCGCCTGCCTACAGCGCCGCCAACGTGAAGAAGTGGGAGGTGGAGCTGCAGACGCTGCGGGAGAGCAACGCCCGGCTCAGCTCGGCACTGCAGGAGTCTGCGGCCAGTGCAGAGCAGTGGAAGCGCCAGTTCTCCGTCTGCCGGGACGAGAATGACCGACTCCGCAGCAAG ATcgaggagctggaggagcagtGTGGGGAGATCAGCCGTGAGAAGGAGAGGAACATCCAGCTCAACAGGAGAATCGAGGCCCTGGAGTCAGAGCTGCAGGAGAAGGAGACG GAGCTGAGAGATCTCCGGAAACAGAGTGAGATCATCCCGCAGCTCATGTCGGAGTGCGACTACATCTCAGAGAAGTTAGAG GCGGCTGAAAGGGACAACCAGAACCTGGAGGACAAGGTGAGGGCCCTGAAGACGGACGTGGAGGAGAGCAAGTACCGACAGCGCCATCTGCAGGCAGAGCTGAAGAgcttcctggaggtgctggatgGCAAGATCGATGACCTGCACGACTTCCGCAGGGGCCTGTCCAAGCTGGGTGCCGACCACTAG